From Penicillium psychrofluorescens genome assembly, chromosome: 1, one genomic window encodes:
- a CDS encoding uncharacterized protein (ID:PFLUO_001378-T1.cds;~source:funannotate), translated as MLLSIILFFWAPFPLASQSCLADCAPFGQPVAENASYDYVVVGGGTAGVTIGARLAQQGFQVAVVEAGGYYEVMRPITSIPGAASLGAGADVQTATSIDWKFVANRILGANDRDIHYPRGKCVGGSSAVNFMIYQRPTRDSMARWAELVDDPSYLFENVLPFYKKTIAFTPPDGYRFGNATVPYNHSSYDNTGQPVEVSYPRYAMPFSTWVSGGLQEIGLNETQDFNDGKLMGHQFCVMTIRESDQTRSSSESGFLRGSLGYTTLSVYQTTLAKKILFDAQKRAVGVEVEQQDRFTLTAIKEVIVSAGAFQSPQLLMVSGIGPAATLQSHGINVIADLPGVGQNMWDHTLFGPSYRVAVDTFTKLSANPWYYGYQITTWTTLRTGVLTNPSTDYIGFEKLPLSSRTGFSAVNEHDLAWFPADWPEIEYLAGSAFVGNFSDPFAQQPRDGYEYATIIASMVSPTSRGNVTIRSADTADLPVINPNWLATDTDQKVAVAAYKRIRAAFQSNAMAPVIIGLEYFPGPSVQTDADILEIIRNTVMTIYHAACTCKMGLANDSMAVVDSHARVFGVQGLRVVDASAFPILPPGHPQSTVYMLAEKIAADIAAS; from the exons ATGTTGCTCTCTATCATTCTGTTCTTTTGGGCACCGTTCCCGCTTGCCTCGCAATCATGTCTCGCAGATTGTGCGCCCTTTGGTCAGCCTGTGGCCGAAAACGCATCATATGACtatgttgttgttggtggaggcACTGCCGGTGTGACAATCGGTGCACGCCTAGCGCAGCAAGGCTTTCAGGTGGCCGTGGTCGAGGCAGGAGGATACTACGAGGTGATGCGTCCAATCACTTCCATCCCCGGCGCAGCCAGTCTCGGGGCCGGTGCAGACGTCCAAACTGCGACGTCAATCGACTGGAAATTTGTGGCGAATCGCATCCTAGGTGCCAATGATCGCGATATCCATTATCCCAGAGGGAAGTGTGTTGGTGGATC GTCGGCTGTTAACTTCATGATCTACCAACG ACCAACCAGAGATTCAATGGCCAGATGGGCTGAGCTTGTTGATGATCCTAGCTACCTCTTTGAGAACGTGCTCCCCTTCTACAAGAAGACAATCGCTTTCACGCCCCCCGATGGGTACCGATTCGGAAATGCCACCGTGCCCTACAACCACTCATCCTACGATAATACCGGGCAGCCCGTTGAAGTGTCATACCCCCGATATGCCATGCCATTCTCTACCTGGGTGTCTGGAGGCTTGCAAGAGATCGGGTTGAATGAGACGCAGGACTTCAACGACGGCAAATTAATGGGCCACCAGTTTTGTGTAATGACCATTCGAGAGTCCGACCAGACCAGAAGCAGCTCAGAGTCAGGTTTTCTACGGGGGTCGCTGGGCTATACCACATTGTCCGTTTATCAAACCACCCTGGCTAAGAAGATCCTATTCGACGCACAGAAACGAGCAGTTGGCGTTGAAGTCGAGCAGCAAGACCGGTTTACATTGACTGCAATCAAAGAAGTGATCGTGTCTGCCGGCGCCTTTCAATCACCGCAGCTGTTGATGGTGTCAGGCATCGGGCCAGCTGCCACTCTCCAATCCCATGGCATCAATGTCATCGCCGACCTGCCTGGCGTTGGCCAAAATATGTGGGACCATACCTTGTTCGGGCCTTCTTATCGAGTGGCCGTGGACACTTTCACCAAGCTCTCTGCCAATCCATGGTACTATGGCTACCAAATCACAACGTGGACCACACTCAGAACGGGGGTTCTGACCAACCCATCGACAGACTATATTGGTTTTGAGAAGTTGCCCCTGTCGTCTCGAACAGGGTTTTCCGCTGTAAATGAGCACGATCTGGCCTGGTTTCCTGCAGATTGGCCAGAGATCGAG TACCTGGCAGGATCTGCATTTGTTGGAAACTTCTCGGATCCATTTGCACAACAACCTCGCGATGGGTACGAGTATGCCACCATCATAGCAAGCATGGTATCTCCAACATCGCGTGGGAATGTGACCATTCGCTCCGCCGACACGGCAGATCTACCAGTGATCAATCCCAACTGGCTGGCCACAGACACAGACCAGAAAGTCGCTGTTGCGGCCTACAAACGTATCCGTGCTGCATTCCAGAGCAACGCAATGGCACCCGTCATCATTGGCCTTGAATACTTCCCTGGACCCAGCGTTCAAACGGATGCAGACATACTGGAAATTATCAGGAATACAGTCATGACTATCTACCACGCTGCATGTACCTGCAAAATGGGACTCGCGAACGACAGTATGGCTGTTGTCGACAGTCACGCGCGGGTGTTTGGAGTTCAGGGTCTACGTGTTGTCGATGCGAGTGCATTTCCTATTTTACCACCCGGCCATCCTCAATCGACAGTTT ATAtgctggccgagaagatcgcTGCCGATATTGCAGCATCGTGA
- a CDS encoding uncharacterized protein (ID:PFLUO_001375-T1.cds;~source:funannotate) has product MADISPATPVNEENILRKRHGSRQVEIIGPDGQHRKVDAADLNEADAELATKFGYNPVFKREFGYLSTFSFAVSISGLFSTIMTTMSYPLEAGGSSSVVWSWFVSGAGCMCIACSVAELVSAYPTSGGLYFTISRLAPPTWVPSISWFTGWLNLLGQVAGVASSEYGAAQMLLAAVSMSKDFDYKITTNATIGVMAALTVTTGLVNSLSTYWMEKMTKFYVIFHVCVLVACSIALLVLTENKHDASYVFTHVESKSGWEPIGFSWLFGFLSVSWTMTDYDATAHITEEINEPEKKAPWAISSAMLFTYLGGFLFNIVLCFCMGNPTHILKSKMDQPVAQIFYNSLGKGGGMFFTIAALIIIKFVTFTAMQALGRTVFAFSRDRLMPFSNVWTKVNKWTGTPLYAVWISTFFCIAINLIGLGSYAAISGVFTVCSIALDWSYCIPVLCKLLFGKFEAGPWHMGTLSVFVNIWACLWTLFVSIIFVLPTGRPVLPSTMNYACVFLMAVLFAALIYWIIRGRKVYTGPVTEAVADDLSESEQVVAEKTDKGDTV; this is encoded by the exons ATGGCGGACATATCTCCCGCAACGCCCGTGAACGAGGAAAACATCTTGCGCAAACGACATGGATCGCGCCAAGTCGAGATCATTGGTCCCGATGGCCAGCACCGCAAGGTGGATGCGGCCGACCTCAacgaggccgacgccgaGTTGGCGACCAAGTTCGGCTACAATCCGGTGTTTAAGAGAGAATTTGGATACCTGTCGACCTTCTCGTTCGCGGTTTCCATCAGTGGTCTGTTCTCGACGATCATGACCACGATGTCGTACCCTCTAGAAGCCGGCGGTTCTAGCTCGGTCGTCTGGTCTTGGTTTGTCTCTGGTGCTGGCTGCATGTGCATTGCT TGCTCGGTCGCCGAATTGGTTTCCGCGTACCCGACCTCGGGAGGCTT GTACTTCACGATCTCTCGATTGGCGCCTCCGACATGGGTCCCATCCATTAGTTG GTTTACCGGCTGGCTCAACCTCCTGGGTCAGGTTGCGGGTGTCGCTTCCTCCGAGTATGGTGCCGCGCAGATGCTTCTAGCCGCTGTCTCGATGAGCAAGGACTTCGACTACAAAATTACCACCAACGCCACCATTGGCGTCATGGCTGCCCTCACCGTGACCACGGGTCTAGTCAACTCCCTGTCAACATactggatggagaagatgaccaagTTCTatgtcatcttccatgtATGCGTTCTTGTCGCTTGCTCCATTGCTCTCCTGGTCCTGACCGAGAACAAACACGATGCCTCATACGTTTTTACTCATGTGGAATCGAAGAGTGGCTGGGAACCCATCGGTTTCAGCTGGCtctttggtttcttgtccGTCAGCTGGACCATGACCGACTACGATGCGACCGCGCACATTACGGAGGAGATCAACGAACCCGAGAAGAAAGCCCCCTGGGCCATCTCGTCGGCTATGCTGTTCACCTATCTCGGCGGATTCTTGTTTAATATCGTCTTGTGCTTCTGCATGGGCAACCCCACCCACATCCTGAAATCCAAGATGGATCAGCCCGTGGCGCAGATCTTCTACAACAGCCTTGGCAAGGGCGGCGGTATGTTCTTTACCATCGCTGCTTTGATCATTATCAAATTCGTCACCTTCACCGCCATGCAGGCTCTTGGCCGGACtgtcttcgccttctcgCGTGACCGCCTGATGCCTTTCTCAAATGTCTGGACCAAAGTGAACAAGTGGACCGGCACTCCCCTGTATGCCGTGTGGATCTCTACTTTCTTCTGCATTGCCATCAATCTGATTGGCCTGGGATCCTATGCTGCCATCTCTGGTGTCTTTACGGTCTGCTCCATTGCCCTGGACTGGAGTTACTGTATCCCCGTTCTGTGCAAGCTCTTGTTCGGCAAATTCGAGGCCGGCCCGTGGCACATGGGTACTCTCAGTGTGTTCGTCAATATCTGGGCCTGTCTCTGGACGTTGTTCGtcagcatcatcttcgtcctccccACTGGACGTCCTGTTCTTCCCAGCACC ATGAACTACGCCTGTGTCTTCCTGATGGCTGTTCTGTTTGCCGCCTTGATCTACTGGATTATCCGTGGTCGCAAGGTCTACACCGGCCCCGTTACCGAGGCTGTGGCCGATGACCTCTCGGAAAGCGAACAGGTCGTCGCTGAGAAGACTGACAAAGGTGACACCGTATGA
- a CDS encoding uncharacterized protein (ID:PFLUO_001377-T1.cds;~source:funannotate), whose translation MAGITSFFSKHPNVGTDPTMKTTRDFNRLARQRGWAPGSTVWKLHWNEFVSAKLDGLFGGPDEDLQTWQEVCRKLGLRGDFSSFNKCKKALSRVNVNIVDLLECWATGKQPRTFRSREELEHYTKVHRKFFPRSDAKQSRILRIFLKNMV comes from the exons ATGGCGGGTATCACTTCGTTCTTTTCGAAACACCCAAACGTCGGTACTGATCCTACGATGAAGACGACTAGAGACTTCAACCGTCTCGCCCGCCAGCGGGGCTGGGCTCCTGGTTCCACGGTCTGGAAGCTCCACTGGAATGAGTTCGTCAGTGCAAAGCTCGACGGTCTGTTTGGTGGGCCTGACGAGGACCTACAAACTTGGCAGGAGGTCTGCCGCAAGCTGGGCCTGCGCGGCGATTTTTCGTCGTTCAACAAGTGTAAGAAG GCACTCAGTCGGGTGAACGTGAATATTGTGGATCTCCTAGAGTGTTGGGCCACTGGAAAGCAACCTCGCACGTTCAGATcccgcgaggagctggagcacTACACCAAGGTTCATCGGAAGTTCTTTCCCCGCAGCGATGCTAAACAAAGCCGTATCCTGCGTATCTTTCTGAAGAACATGGTTTAA
- a CDS encoding uncharacterized protein (ID:PFLUO_001376-T1.cds;~source:funannotate): MTVANNAPTNGSATKPPRRLLLISVPRTASNLLVKILNIHNRSNVLTAPKGGYFFYDAFIHALQLNKPLEQWTDEERKKVQVAFQEAVDSLEEFSKRAQDANKMMFAKEHAFWIFNPASFGKMLRGTMSTEHFNDFVIKMPKSYGSTPTFSSKNETVLPDEYLRSWQMAFIIRHPALAWPSMYRAMSKMSSAGYVDEDAVKGFTVTSLTLRWTRMLYEWCLEQPDVPTQPLVLDAYDVIHNPKAVQKFCESVGLDPSELQFEWDDKAATAALAKSSGWDQTAQAIMLSTLNGSKGVVKDKTPANIDIAAEAEKWKAEFGEEAGQMVEKAVWDSMPDYEYLKARRVMV, encoded by the coding sequence ATGACCGTTGCTAACAACGCCCCTACCAATGGCTCCGCGACAAAACCTCCCCGGCGACTTCTTCTCATCAGTGTTCCACGCACCGCCTCTAATTTACTGGTGAAGATTTTGAACATTCACAACCGTTCAAATGTTCTCACCGCCCCAAAGGGCGGCTACTTCTTCTATGATGCTTTTATCCACGCCCTCCAATTGAACAAGCCGCTCGAGCAGTGGACTGAcgaagagaggaaaaagGTGCAGGTCGCCTTCCAAGAGGCTGTGGACAGTTTGGAGGAATTCTCGAAGAGAGCGCAGGATGCAAACAAGATGATGTTTGCGAAAGAACAcgccttctggatcttcaaTCCTGCCTCCTTTGGGAAAATGCTGCGAGGCACCATGAGCACGGAACACTTTAATGATTTCGTTATTAAAATGCCCAAGAGCTACGGATCGACGCCGACCTTCTCTTCGAAGAACGAGACCGTCCTGCCGGATGAGTACCTGCGCTCTTGGCAGATGGCATTCATTATCCGCCACCCAGCGTTGGCGTGGCCGTCGATGTACCGGGCCATGAGCAAAATGTCCTCCGCCGGATATGTTGACGAGGATGCGGTGAAGGGATTTACTGTAACCAGCTTGACGCTGCGCTGGACACGGATGCTATACGAATGGTGTTTGGAGCAGCCGGATGTGCCGACCCAGCCACTGGTGCTGGACGCCTACGACGTGATTCACAACCCCAAGGCCGTGCAAAAATTCTGTGAGAGCGTGGGCCTGGACCCGAGTGAATTGCAGTTCGAGTGGGATGACAAGGCTGCCACAGCCGCGCTCGCCAAATCGAGTGGATGGGATCAGACCGCTCAGGCCATCATGCTCTCTACGCTGAATGGATCGAAAGGTGTTGTCAAAGACAAAACACCTGCGAATATTGACATTGCGGCTGAAGCCGAAAAGTGGAAGGCGGAGTTTGGAGAGGAGGCTGGCCAGATGGTTGAGAAGGCTGTTTGGGACTCAATGCCCGATTACGAGTATCTCAAGGCTCGTCGAGTCATGGTCTAA
- a CDS encoding uncharacterized protein (ID:PFLUO_001379-T1.cds;~source:funannotate): protein MPPALPTEDPSARRKRTGRKYTSRACEECRRRRAKCDGTRPSCTRCLDRGVRCQYSTAEDGRQPAPKSYVVMLRNRIEMLERVLDSHGIDPDASVAQMMAEMDVPDQLVDPNGCSKLDELCVTFDGALTLDESLNYDQDGEVRYFGPTSGRLLFLSDPEKEDVEQTDASGGACSESIGCRHFLNIEPGIDSIPNELQSHLLDLYFEWEQPWYPVINEKLFRESLAYGGRYCSSLLLNCVLALGSRYSDRLEVRTDPNDSNTAGKAFIEKAERLIPHDLKWPSITTIQSLTIMNMVYVAMGSDAAGWLHQGMAIRLALDMGFNMDPAVLAGTVSLPPIEIELRRQIYWALYCHDKLAASYTGRVCTLLDSQGVVNKPSLECAGDIHLPSSINGKPRPASPRDVTQLQRAMIDLCHILERILLSLYALS from the exons ATGCCCCCCGCACTACCAACGGAGGACCCCAGTGCCCGGCGCAAGCGGACTGGGAGAAAGTATACCTCGCGAGCGTGCGAGGAAtgtcgccgtcgccgagcCAAG TGCGATGGGACCAGACCATCCTGCACCCGCTGCCTCGACCGCGGTGTGCGCTGCCAGTATTCCACCGCCGAGGACGGGCGCCAGCCAGCTCCCAAGTCCTACGTGGTCATGCTGCGGAACCGGATCGAGATGCTGGAGCGGGTATTAGATTCTCACGGCATCGATCCTGATGCATCGGTTGCGCAAATGATGGCTGAAATGGATGTTCCTGATCAGCTCGTAGATCCAAATGGTTGTTCGAAGCTGGACGAGCTGTGCGTCACGTTTGATGGCGCGTTGACGCTGGATGAGTCCTTGAATTATGATCAGGATGGCGAGGTGCGCTATTTTGGCCCAACAAGCGGGCGGTTGTTGTTTTTATCGG ATCCTGAGAAAGAAGATGTCGAGCAGACAGACGCCTCCGGTGGGGCATGTTCCGAGTCAATTGGCTGCAGACACTTCCTCAATATTGAACCCGGTATTGATTCAATACCAAACGAGCTCCAATCCCACTTGCTCGACCTATACTTCGAGTGGGAACAGCCGTGGTACCCAGTGATCAACGAGAAACTCTTCCGGGAAAGTCTAGCCTACGGTGGGCGATACTGCAGTTCGCTCTTACTGAATTGCGTCCTGGCATTGGGCTCACGCTATTCAGACCGTCTGGAAGTGCGAACAGACCCCAATGACTCTAATACGGCCGGCAAGGCGTTCATCGAGAAAGCCGAGCGGTTGATTCCGCACGATCTCAAATGGCCCAGTATTACCACCATCCAATCACTGACCATCATGAACATGGTGTATGTT GCAATGGGATCCGATGCGGCGGGATGGCTGCACCAGGGTATGGCAATTCGCCTAGCGTTGGATATGGGGTTCAACATGGACCCAGCTGTTCTTGCAGGAACGGTCTCGCTTCCTCCGATTGAGATCGAGCTTCGAAGACAGATTTACTGGGCCTTGTACTGCCATGATAAGTTGGCAGCTAGCTACACGGGCCGCGTGTGCACTTTACTG GACTCCCAGGGCGTGGTCAACAAGCCCTCCCTTGAATGCGCAGGAGACATCCATCTTCCCTCCTCAATCAATGGCAAACCTCGACCCGCCTCGCCAAGGGACGTGAcgcagctgcagcgcgcGATGATCGATCTGTGTCATATCCTGGAAAGAATTCTGCTCTCGCTGTACGCACTATCGTGA
- a CDS encoding uncharacterized protein (ID:PFLUO_001374-T1.cds;~source:funannotate) → MEVAHANGIEVRMEAVPVKLGYQFDEIFMCTAAGGIMPIASLDGQPVKDGEIGPITQKIWDGYWDMHYNPAYSFEIQY, encoded by the coding sequence ATGGAGGTGGCGCATGCCAATGGAATCGAGGTTCGCATGGAGGCTGTGCCGGTCAAACTAGGATATCAATTTGATGAAATTTTCATGTGCACGGCGGCCGGGGGCATCATGCCCATCGCCTCGTTGGATGGTCAGCCAGTTAAGGATGGGGAGATCGGTCCCATAACCCAGAAGATCTGGGACGGATACTGGGACATGCATTATAATCCGGCCTACAGCTTTGAGATTCAATATTAG
- a CDS encoding uncharacterized protein (ID:PFLUO_001373-T1.cds;~source:funannotate) produces MSVCILLRALADIKESWNNPGTLFGVIEETERRCFEEIKACKIFLETLSGLFEAEEIVAAQSLLEFRFNSVIARIWGLGLLHAAVLRARSREGRVTWERKIESHEAVQISEQVMNSRADVLTGAAEPFAMVLARLGARYPEMLGSLLELFIECTNLKLGGITFRPPFQHLALEILTHCKNLLENNIVHVKCFGQLNPKFEKQLELFTICARRFDSMVAAPCSTTDTAFAHGCIYAAVSKVITGFCGLMRGLKEQVLAKKWKQEGQDTYEEPMGLEFFNLYTDLNDPFIIGSNTSTEAWDMWPYVRGFDTLATPQELFDYIEALNTGVELGRV; encoded by the coding sequence ATGTCGGTCTGTATCCTTTTGAGAGCCTTGGCAGATATCAAGGAAAGCTGGAACAACCCCGGGACTCTGTTCGGAGTTATTGAGGAGACTGAGAGGAGATGTTTTGAAGAAATCAAAGCCTGCAAGATCTTTTTAGAGACACTATCGGGCCTTTTCGAGGCGGAAGAGATAGTCGCAGCTCAATCCCTACTAGAGTTCAGGTTCAATTCTGTCATAGCTAGGATATGGGGACTTGGGCTGCTACACGCCGCTGTGCTGAGAGCAAGGTCACGAGAAGGCAGAGTAACATGGGAACGCAAGATTGAGAGTCATGAAGCAGTTCAAATCAGCGAACAAGTCATGAACAGCAGAGCGGATGTGTTGACAGGTGCAGCTGAACCCTTTGCAATGGTTTTGGCTCGGCTAGGAGCAAGGTATCCTGAAATGTTAGGAAGTCTTCTGGAACTGTTCATCGAGTGCACAAATTTGAAGCTTGGTGGAATCACCTTTCGCCCGCCATTTCAGCATCTCGCTCTCGAGATTCTCACGCATTGCAAAAATCTTCTCGAGAACAATATTGTTCATGTGAAATGTTTTGGGCAATTGAACCCCAAATTTGAGAAACAGCTCGAGCTTTTTACCATCTGTGCACGGCGATTTGACTCTATGGTTGCCGCACCTTGCAGCACAACAGATACAGCCTTTGCTCACGGGTGTATCTATGCCGCGGTTAGCAAAGTGATTACCGGGTTTTGTGGACTGATGAGAGGCCTCAAGGAACAGGTTTTGGCGAAAAAGTGGAAACAAGAAGGTCAGGATACATATGAAGAACCGATGGGCCTGGAGTTTTTCAATTTGTACACGGATCTGAATGACCCTTTTATCATTGGATCCAATACTTCCACAGAGGCATGGGATATGTGGCCGTATGTTAGAGGATTTGACACGCTTGCCACCCCACAAGAACTTTTTGACTACATCGAAGCTCTGAACACCGGTGTTGAGCTTGGGAGAGTCTAG